One window of the Rhizorhabdus dicambivorans genome contains the following:
- a CDS encoding amidohydrolase family protein, whose translation MNMMTNNYRIIDVDTHVVEPYDLWTSRVSSKYGDAVPHVRNVDGTDYWFFGDKRAGGAGSPAMAGWHEHPPFHPRTLSEAHRYTWDQTERLKVMDDYGIQAQVLFPNVIFFEAGTLVKLESQQLMLDSVKAYNDWQTDYASVAPDRFLPQAILPFWDLDETLKELERCKKMGHRGLVFTSEPHCFAQPKLTNKHWDKLWAAAQEMGMPVNFHIGSGDHEVNKVMDASTPVHADYASMGVLFFMGNAAAITQIICGGICQRFPNLNFVSVESGVGWLPFAIASLDWQWINCGVPQEHGDVYDLLPSEYFKRQIYGSFWFEQNPLVKFAIDQLGPDNILYETDFPHPTSMSPGPATSAQRPPEYLEDVFKGVPQDQVQKILHDNAARIYHLD comes from the coding sequence ATGAACATGATGACCAACAATTATCGGATCATCGACGTCGATACCCATGTCGTCGAACCCTATGACCTGTGGACGTCCCGGGTTTCGAGCAAATATGGCGATGCCGTTCCCCATGTCCGCAACGTCGATGGCACCGATTACTGGTTCTTTGGCGACAAGCGGGCCGGTGGCGCCGGATCGCCCGCGATGGCCGGCTGGCATGAGCATCCTCCCTTTCACCCGCGTACCCTGAGCGAAGCGCACCGCTATACCTGGGACCAGACCGAACGCCTGAAGGTCATGGACGACTACGGCATCCAGGCGCAGGTGCTGTTCCCCAACGTCATCTTCTTCGAGGCCGGCACGCTGGTGAAGCTGGAGAGCCAGCAGCTGATGCTCGATTCCGTCAAGGCCTATAACGACTGGCAGACCGACTATGCCAGCGTCGCGCCCGACCGCTTCCTGCCGCAGGCGATCCTGCCCTTCTGGGATCTCGACGAGACGCTGAAGGAGCTGGAGCGCTGCAAGAAGATGGGCCATCGCGGCCTCGTCTTCACCTCGGAACCGCATTGCTTCGCCCAGCCCAAGCTGACCAACAAGCATTGGGACAAGCTGTGGGCCGCCGCCCAGGAAATGGGCATGCCGGTCAACTTCCACATCGGATCGGGCGACCATGAGGTCAACAAGGTGATGGACGCGTCGACCCCGGTCCATGCCGACTATGCCTCGATGGGCGTGCTGTTCTTCATGGGCAACGCCGCCGCGATCACCCAGATCATCTGCGGCGGCATCTGCCAGCGCTTCCCGAACCTCAATTTCGTCTCGGTCGAAAGCGGCGTGGGCTGGCTGCCCTTCGCGATCGCTTCACTCGACTGGCAGTGGATCAACTGCGGCGTGCCCCAGGAGCATGGCGACGTCTATGACCTGCTGCCGAGCGAATATTTCAAGCGCCAGATCTACGGCAGCTTCTGGTTCGAGCAGAACCCGCTGGTGAAGTTCGCGATCGACCAGCTCGGCCCGGATAACATCCTGTACGAGACCGATTTCCCGCATCCGACCAGCATGAGCCCCGGGCCGGCGACCTCGGCGCAGCGTCCGCCCGAATATCTGGAGGACGTTTTCAAGGGCGTGCCCCAGGACCAGGTTCAGAAGATCCTGCACGACAACGCGGCGCGCATCTACCACCTCGACTGA
- a CDS encoding helix-turn-helix transcriptional regulator, whose amino-acid sequence MLDLTHLDRVRIRRAADIAPAAEALRAIADGMADWRVAALPSMTRCEPMRDAEGRPLASAVFGWEVGGDIWSGVLRRTLDSPLHVACRYESEPFWCNSEGFRTMAPNRLLDRIDLGSFERRSLVHAALVVPVHMPFGGIGAVAFIPRDPRQTDLAAEFATHADTLAAIVRPFITGYNRVTGDSLSLSTTDSLSRREVECLKWAALGKTDVEIGMIMSRSRATVRFHIHNAALKLNAANRNHTVFRAAQLGYIAMSA is encoded by the coding sequence ATGCTGGATTTGACTCATCTCGATCGGGTAAGAATCCGCCGCGCCGCCGATATCGCGCCCGCCGCCGAGGCGTTGCGGGCGATCGCCGATGGGATGGCCGACTGGCGCGTCGCCGCGCTGCCGAGCATGACCCGTTGCGAGCCGATGCGCGATGCGGAGGGGCGGCCGCTGGCATCGGCAGTGTTCGGCTGGGAGGTGGGCGGCGACATCTGGAGCGGCGTGCTGCGGCGTACGCTCGATTCCCCGCTGCATGTCGCATGCCGTTATGAAAGCGAGCCCTTCTGGTGCAATTCCGAAGGATTCCGCACCATGGCGCCCAACCGGCTGCTCGACCGCATCGACCTTGGCAGTTTCGAGCGGCGCAGCCTGGTTCACGCCGCGCTGGTCGTGCCGGTCCATATGCCGTTCGGCGGGATCGGCGCGGTCGCCTTCATTCCGCGCGATCCGCGCCAGACCGACCTGGCCGCCGAGTTCGCCACGCATGCCGACACGCTGGCGGCGATCGTCCGGCCGTTCATCACCGGCTATAATCGCGTGACCGGCGACAGCCTCAGCCTCTCGACGACGGACTCGCTCAGCCGGCGTGAGGTCGAGTGCCTGAAATGGGCGGCACTGGGCAAGACCGACGTCGAGATCGGGATGATCATGTCGCGCAGCCGCGCGACCGTCCGCTTCCACATCCACAATGCGGCACTGAAGCTCAACGCGGCCAACCGGAACCACACGGTCTTCCGGGCGGCGCAGCTCGGCTACATAGCGATGAGCGCCTGA
- a CDS encoding thiolase C-terminal domain-containing protein encodes MMEDLALAARDKCAIVGIGKTEYSKDSGRSTLALATEAARAAIADAGLSPDDIDGIVRCDMDRTMPVSVAAGLGLRRLHFWGETGPGGTAPSMMIGLAVAAVLSGQAKAVVVYRSLNGRSEDRFGSPSGPRARAGGFGSYDELYQPYGLLTPGQHFAMMAQRHMHEYGTKQEHLGAIAIACREAANRTPHAQMHDKPLTMEAYLASRPISLPLRLFDFCLESDGACAVVVTTTERARDLAKPPVTIRAVAGGQPSDTRAGMMFPALSRGDVTDIGGRQAAEELWRRAGLGPQDMDFAQLYDCFTISVLLQLEAFGFCRAGEGGPFAASGAIARGGSIPINTAGGNMSEGYMHGLNHFYEAVRQLRGEADNQVEGAQAGLVTSGLYPFGSAVVLGRNA; translated from the coding sequence ATGATGGAAGACCTCGCCCTGGCGGCGCGCGACAAATGCGCGATCGTTGGCATCGGCAAGACCGAATATTCCAAGGATTCGGGACGCAGCACATTGGCGCTCGCGACGGAGGCCGCGCGCGCGGCGATTGCTGATGCCGGGCTGAGCCCCGATGATATCGACGGCATCGTCCGCTGCGACATGGACCGGACGATGCCGGTGTCGGTCGCGGCCGGGCTCGGCCTCCGGCGGCTGCACTTCTGGGGCGAGACCGGCCCCGGCGGAACGGCGCCGTCGATGATGATCGGGCTCGCGGTTGCGGCCGTGCTGTCGGGCCAGGCGAAGGCGGTGGTCGTCTATCGCTCGCTCAACGGTCGGTCGGAGGACCGTTTCGGATCGCCCAGCGGCCCTCGGGCGCGGGCGGGTGGCTTCGGCAGCTATGACGAGCTGTACCAGCCTTACGGCCTGCTCACCCCCGGCCAGCATTTCGCGATGATGGCGCAGCGCCACATGCACGAATATGGCACGAAGCAGGAGCATCTCGGCGCGATCGCAATCGCCTGTCGCGAGGCCGCCAATCGCACGCCCCATGCGCAGATGCACGACAAGCCGCTGACGATGGAGGCCTATCTGGCGTCCCGTCCGATCTCGCTGCCCCTGCGCCTGTTCGACTTCTGCCTGGAGAGCGATGGTGCCTGCGCCGTCGTGGTGACGACCACCGAGCGCGCCCGCGATCTGGCCAAGCCGCCGGTTACGATCCGGGCGGTGGCCGGCGGCCAGCCGTCCGACACTAGGGCGGGCATGATGTTCCCGGCACTGTCGCGCGGCGACGTCACCGACATCGGCGGGCGGCAGGCGGCCGAGGAACTGTGGCGCCGCGCGGGTCTCGGCCCGCAGGATATGGATTTCGCCCAGCTCTACGACTGCTTCACGATCAGCGTTCTGCTTCAGCTCGAAGCCTTCGGCTTCTGCAGGGCGGGCGAAGGCGGCCCCTTCGCCGCCTCCGGCGCGATCGCGCGGGGCGGTTCGATACCCATCAACACCGCCGGGGGAAATATGTCCGAGGGCTATATGCACGGCCTGAACCATTTCTACGAAGCCGTTCGCCAGCTGCGCGGGGAGGCCGACAATCAGGTCGAGGGGGCCCAGGCCGGCCTCGTCACCAGCGGTCTCTATCCGTTCGGGTCGGCCGTGGTGCTGGGGAGGAACGCATGA
- a CDS encoding helix-turn-helix transcriptional regulator, which translates to MHDINLDAIRIGSPADVRPAALRVQEMVRDLVDLRVAMAHNIAVRQQMLDADGHVLATSVFGWTGHELDRWWRNPRHALHSPLALACRYESEPFWINADGIRTQIPNPLLDSVDLTDFQRRGLTPSAIVVPVHLPFGQIGAASFQPRSMERTDLSREYEAYGDVLGVIARTFIAGYVRTMGPPKSLPVDATLSEREVECLRLAAIGKTDHEIGAMLSRSRATVRFHIQNAAIKLDTVNRSQTIFKAARLGYIGTNFTEN; encoded by the coding sequence ATGCACGATATCAATCTGGACGCGATCCGCATTGGTTCCCCGGCGGATGTCCGGCCCGCTGCGCTGCGGGTGCAGGAAATGGTGCGCGATCTCGTCGATCTCAGGGTGGCGATGGCGCATAATATTGCGGTCAGACAACAGATGCTCGACGCCGACGGCCATGTGCTGGCGACCAGCGTTTTCGGCTGGACCGGGCATGAGCTCGATCGCTGGTGGCGCAATCCCCGTCACGCGCTCCATTCGCCGCTGGCGCTGGCCTGCCGTTATGAAAGCGAGCCCTTCTGGATCAATGCCGACGGCATCCGGACCCAGATACCCAATCCGCTGCTCGACTCGGTCGACCTGACCGATTTCCAGCGGCGGGGCCTCACCCCGTCAGCGATCGTCGTGCCGGTGCATCTGCCGTTCGGCCAGATCGGCGCGGCGAGCTTCCAGCCGCGCTCGATGGAACGGACCGACCTGTCCCGCGAATATGAAGCCTATGGCGATGTACTGGGCGTTATCGCGCGCACCTTCATTGCCGGCTATGTTCGCACCATGGGCCCGCCCAAGAGCCTGCCGGTCGATGCGACCTTGAGCGAACGCGAGGTGGAGTGCCTGCGGCTTGCGGCGATCGGCAAGACCGATCACGAGATCGGTGCCATGCTGTCGCGCAGCCGCGCAACGGTCCGCTTCCATATCCAGAACGCCGCGATCAAGCTCGATACGGTCAACCGCAGCCAGACCATCTTCAAGGCGGCGCGGCTCGGTTATATCGGCACAAACTTCACCGAAAACTGA
- a CDS encoding acyl-CoA dehydrogenase family protein, giving the protein MSWGFSTDPIFQAKLDWIERFVREEVEPLDHICDFSPYDVHNARRNAIVKPLQAKVREQQLWACHLEPDHGGQGYGQLKLALMNEILGRSAFGPTVFGIQAPDTGNGEILAKFGTEAQKAKYLQPLLDNDIVSCFSMTEPRGGSDPTQFTCKAELVGDEWVINGEKWFSSHAHVASFLITMAVTDPDAARHNRLSAFIVPADTPGLEIVKNMPHGNSAWPSHAYLRYTDVRVPRDHLLGERGGGFTVAQTRLGGGRIHHAMRTLAQCKKALDMMCERALSRFTQGGLLSEKQLVQEKIGDSWMEIEQFRLLLLQTAWKIDEYNDYKKVLRDIAAVKVLMPKVMHDVASRALQIHGSLGLTPDMPFIDQVMDSYHTGLADGPTEIHKLTVAKLTLREHKGTDDLFPTGYIPYQREAALKKYADWVEQDIAA; this is encoded by the coding sequence ATGAGCTGGGGCTTTTCGACCGATCCCATATTCCAGGCGAAGCTCGACTGGATCGAGCGCTTCGTCCGCGAGGAGGTCGAACCGCTCGACCATATCTGCGACTTCAGCCCCTACGACGTCCATAATGCGCGCCGCAACGCGATCGTGAAGCCGCTGCAGGCCAAGGTGCGCGAGCAGCAGCTGTGGGCCTGTCATCTCGAGCCCGACCATGGCGGCCAGGGCTATGGCCAGCTCAAGCTGGCGCTGATGAACGAGATACTCGGCCGATCGGCGTTTGGGCCGACCGTGTTCGGTATCCAGGCGCCAGATACCGGTAATGGCGAGATATTGGCCAAATTCGGGACCGAGGCGCAGAAGGCGAAATATCTGCAGCCGCTGCTCGACAACGATATCGTCTCCTGTTTCTCGATGACCGAGCCGCGTGGCGGATCGGACCCGACCCAGTTCACCTGCAAGGCCGAGCTGGTCGGCGACGAATGGGTGATCAACGGCGAGAAATGGTTCTCCAGCCATGCCCATGTCGCGAGCTTCCTGATCACCATGGCGGTGACCGATCCGGACGCCGCACGCCACAATCGGTTGTCGGCGTTCATCGTCCCCGCCGACACGCCGGGGCTGGAAATCGTCAAGAACATGCCGCACGGCAACAGCGCCTGGCCGAGCCACGCCTATCTCCGCTACACCGACGTGCGCGTGCCCAGGGACCATCTGCTCGGCGAGCGGGGCGGCGGCTTCACCGTCGCGCAGACGCGGCTCGGCGGCGGCCGCATCCACCATGCGATGCGGACCCTGGCGCAGTGCAAGAAGGCACTCGACATGATGTGCGAGCGGGCGCTGAGCCGCTTCACCCAGGGCGGCCTGCTGTCCGAGAAGCAGCTGGTGCAGGAGAAAATCGGCGACAGCTGGATGGAGATCGAGCAGTTCCGGCTGCTGCTCCTCCAGACCGCGTGGAAGATCGACGAGTATAACGACTATAAGAAGGTGCTGCGCGACATCGCGGCGGTGAAGGTGCTGATGCCCAAGGTGATGCACGACGTCGCCTCGCGCGCCTTGCAGATCCATGGTTCGCTGGGCCTGACGCCAGACATGCCGTTCATCGATCAGGTGATGGACAGCTACCATACCGGCCTGGCCGACGGCCCCACCGAGATACACAAGCTCACCGTCGCCAAGCTGACCCTGCGCGAGCACAAGGGCACCGACGATCTCTTCCCCACCGGCTATATTCCCTATCAGCGCGAAGCCGCGCTCAAGAAATATGCCGACTGGGTCGAGCAGGACATCGCCGCCTGA
- a CDS encoding sugar phosphate isomerase/epimerase family protein: MQFALAPETLTGIGPAEFLRVAAQVGFRHAGLRVIEGQGALDAPALVRSPTTIADVRRILDGEGLVISELEWVGLDGATDIAALGAGLEIGAGFGARHLCAVVTDSDPARAVDRFAALCEFAAEFGLIVDVEFVPFTAIRTIDEAADLVARSGAGNAGIMFDIIHHLRGGGDRAAMVRHRALVRQVQLCDAPAQAPQAKGDRIRETLQHRLLPGEGGGDVIGALAALRPEVPISIEAPNHARLAAEGAVAYARRAREAAERILARAAHLQSDA; this comes from the coding sequence ATGCAGTTCGCGCTCGCGCCGGAAACGCTGACCGGAATCGGCCCCGCCGAATTCCTGCGGGTCGCGGCGCAGGTCGGATTCCGCCATGCCGGGCTACGGGTGATCGAGGGTCAGGGAGCGCTCGACGCACCGGCGCTGGTGCGATCGCCCACCACCATCGCCGACGTGCGACGCATCCTCGATGGCGAAGGGCTGGTGATCAGTGAGCTTGAATGGGTGGGGCTCGACGGTGCCACCGACATCGCGGCGCTCGGGGCCGGGCTGGAGATCGGCGCGGGCTTCGGCGCGCGCCATCTTTGCGCGGTCGTCACCGACTCCGATCCGGCCCGCGCGGTCGACAGGTTCGCCGCACTCTGCGAGTTCGCCGCTGAATTCGGCCTTATCGTCGACGTCGAGTTCGTGCCCTTCACCGCGATCCGGACGATCGATGAGGCGGCTGATCTGGTCGCCCGCAGCGGCGCCGGCAATGCTGGGATCATGTTCGACATCATCCACCACCTGCGCGGCGGCGGCGATCGGGCCGCGATGGTCCGCCATCGGGCGCTGGTCCGTCAGGTGCAGCTCTGCGACGCTCCCGCCCAAGCTCCCCAGGCCAAAGGTGATCGCATCCGCGAAACGCTGCAGCATCGCCTGCTGCCGGGCGAGGGCGGCGGCGACGTCATCGGCGCGCTGGCGGCACTACGGCCCGAGGTGCCGATCAGCATCGAGGCCCCGAACCACGCCCGGCTCGCGGCGGAGGGCGCGGTGGCCTATGCCCGCCGGGCGCGCGAGGCGGCGGAGAGGATTCTCGCCAGGGCGGCTCACCTCCAGAGCGACGCGTAG
- a CDS encoding iron-containing alcohol dehydrogenase: MPAINLPRIIRVGGGALAELPEALHQCQLARPFIVTDPFMRDSGMLDRLLGVLAQAGIEPRCFTETEPDPTVALIDRALAALHEGEHDCVIGFGGGSPIDTAKAIAWRAVHPIPYAEMKAPTQNDRPGLTIVAVPTTAGTGSEATRFTIVTDEESDEKMLCIGLGFLPTIAIVDHELTHGKPRRLTADTGIDSLTHAIEAYVSRRANPFSDAMALSAMRLIAPNIRRVCADPGDCEARAAMMEGALHAGIAFSNASVGLVHGMSRPIGAFFHVPHGLSNAMLLPAVTAFSAPAALPRYTDCARAMGLADAEEGDQSAVAKLVEELAALNADLDVPTPAAYGIDPARWNERIPLMASQAIASGSPANNPRIADATEIEAIYASLWR, translated from the coding sequence ATGCCCGCGATAAACCTGCCCCGCATCATCAGGGTAGGCGGCGGCGCGCTGGCGGAATTGCCCGAAGCGCTGCACCAGTGCCAGCTCGCCCGGCCTTTCATCGTCACCGATCCCTTCATGCGCGACAGCGGCATGCTCGACCGGTTGCTCGGCGTCCTGGCGCAGGCGGGAATCGAACCGCGCTGCTTCACCGAGACCGAGCCCGACCCCACCGTCGCACTGATCGACCGCGCGCTCGCCGCGCTGCACGAGGGCGAGCATGATTGCGTTATCGGCTTCGGCGGCGGCAGCCCGATCGACACCGCCAAGGCGATCGCCTGGCGGGCGGTCCATCCCATCCCCTATGCGGAGATGAAGGCCCCCACCCAGAATGACCGGCCAGGCCTGACGATCGTCGCCGTCCCGACCACGGCGGGGACGGGATCCGAAGCGACCCGCTTCACCATCGTCACCGATGAGGAAAGCGACGAGAAGATGCTGTGCATCGGCCTGGGCTTCCTGCCGACCATCGCGATCGTCGACCACGAACTGACCCATGGCAAACCGCGCCGGCTGACCGCCGACACCGGCATCGATTCGCTGACCCATGCGATCGAGGCCTATGTTTCGCGCCGCGCCAACCCCTTTTCCGACGCAATGGCGCTGTCGGCAATGCGGCTGATCGCGCCGAATATCCGCCGCGTCTGCGCCGATCCGGGCGATTGTGAAGCGCGCGCCGCCATGATGGAGGGCGCGCTGCACGCCGGCATCGCCTTCTCCAACGCCTCGGTGGGGCTGGTCCATGGCATGAGCCGGCCGATCGGCGCCTTCTTCCACGTGCCCCACGGACTGTCGAACGCGATGCTGCTGCCCGCCGTCACCGCCTTCTCCGCGCCCGCCGCGCTGCCGCGCTACACCGACTGCGCGCGCGCCATGGGCCTCGCCGATGCCGAGGAAGGCGACCAGTCGGCCGTGGCGAAGCTGGTCGAGGAACTCGCCGCGCTCAACGCCGACCTCGATGTGCCGACCCCGGCGGCCTATGGCATCGATCCCGCACGCTGGAACGAACGCATCCCGCTGATGGCAAGCCAGGCGATCGCCTCCGGCTCCCCCGCCAATAATCCGCGCATCGCCGACGCCACCGAGATCGAGGCGATCTACGCGTCGCTCTGGAGGTGA